The following nucleotide sequence is from Nautilia sp. PV-1.
TGTGGAATGAGGTGAGTTCCAAACCGAGAGCCGGGACTCCTTGTTTTGGATGTACTGAAGCCAATTTCCCTAAAAACGAACTGTTTAAAACAGATACCTTTATGGGAATTCCGGCAAATATTCCTTTAGGTGTCAGCAAAAGGGCGTATCTGACGTTAAGCGGAATAGCAAAAAGTTTGAATAACGAAAGACTCAGCTGCAAACTCATTAATTATAAATGCGGGGATAAAAATGAAAATTAATAAAAAGATCATAAATAAAATAGAAGGAGAAGCTACTTTAAAAATCCACGGTGATAAAGAAGTAGAGTTTGTAGAAATAGAATTTTGGCAGTATCACGGTATTGAAGACTATTTGAAAAACAGGCATTTTATGGACGCTCTTGTAATCAATCCCAGAGTATGCGGTATTTGCGGCCATTCTCATTTATATGCTACAGTAAAGGCTATTGAAAAAGTCTTTAAAGCGAAAATTTCTCAAAAAGCCCAGATTTTTAGAGAAATAACAACTCTTTTGGAAATTGTCGAAAATCATATCAAATGGTTTTATATTACTATATTTCCGACTCAGGTAAAAGATAAAAGCTATATTTTCAAAGCTGTAAAATTTTCCTCTAAGATATCTAAAGCAATTGCAATGCTTGCCGGACAGTTTCCTCATAATTCTTATATGATTCCTGGGGGAGTCACATGCGATCCGACTTATATGGAAATTATGAGACTTAAAGATTTAATTAAAGAAATCCTTGATGAGTATAAAAATGAAATAATGGATGAAGAAGTTTATTCTAAAGATTTGGAGCTTTTTTTTGAAAACCTCCCTAAAAATATAGGTAAAAGTTTAAACAGATTTTTGGTTTTAGGTGAATCGGCAGTTTTTAAAAGTAACGGGGATTATGAGTTTGTTACGGAAGAAAAAAACAGATCTTTAAGCAAAAACGCTTTATATAAGAATGAATTTTATGAAGTGGGACCACTGGCAAGAGCCATTGTGAACGGAAATGAAAATATAAAAAAAATTTATGAACAGTTAGGTGATTCCATCTATACAAGAATGGCCGCAAGGGTATATGAGCCATTAATTCTTTTAGAATATATTATGGAAAAGATTGATAAAATAGATTTATGCGAGCCGTCTTTTATCAAACCGGAAATAAAAAACGGAACTGCAAAAGTTGCCGTTGAAGCTCCAAGAGGAAGCTTAATCCATGAAATATCAATAAAAAATGAAAAAATCGAAAACTATAATATTATAGTTCCTACGCAGTTTAACCTTGCATCTTCTTCTAAAGAAAATCCTGCAGCCGCACAGGCGGCGTTAATGAATGAAAACAGCGAATATGTTGATTCAATATTCAGATGTTTTGACATTTGTGCCGTTTGTATGTCCCATTGATATAAATTTTTTTAATATCTATTGAAAAATGAATGTTTATTTATGTATAATAAACATTGAGCAAATTTATTTCGGAGGGACAAAATGAATGAAGCAACTTTACAAAGAGTAAAAGAGAGATTAGAAGCTCTCAAAAAACTTCCGGGAATCGGAGAAAAAAGCGTTTCTAAAATGCTTGAAGAGAGCGGATTTACAAGAAGGGATTTTCTAAAATGGTCTGCAGCAATGGCTGCAATGTTAAGCCTTCCTACATCATTTACTCCATTAATTGCCGAAGCGGCAGAAGTAAGTGACAGACTTCCGGTAATCTGGCTAAACCTAGCAGAATGTACTGGATGTAGTGAAAGTTTAATCAGAAGCGATGCTCCTACAATTGATAATTTGATATTTAACTATATCAATCTTCAATATCATGAAACTATTATGGCAGCAGCCGGATGGCAAGCTGAAGAAAACTTAAAAGAAGGTATGTCTAAATTTAAAGGAAGATACATCTTATGTGTAGAAGGTGGTGTTCCTACAAATATGGACGGTGAATTTTTAACAATCGGACCATTCGCTGAAACAGGTCTTGAATTAGTTAGAAAAGCGGCAAATGACGCTGCAGCTGTTATTTCAGTTGGTACTTGTTCAAGCTTTGGTGGTATCCAAGCGGCAGCTCCAAACCCAACTGGTGCAAAAGGTGTATATCAAGTAATTAACAAGCCTGTTATTAACGTACCTGGATGTCCTCCAAGTGCTAAAAATATCGTAGGTACAATTTTATATGTAATTTTATTCGGACAGTTACCTGCAGTTGACAACTTCAACAGACCTAAATTCGCATACGGACTTAGAATTCACGATTTATGTGAAAGAAGAGGGCATTTCGATGCAGGTGAGTTTGTTCAAGAATTTGGAGACAAAGGCGCACAAGACGGATTCTGTTTATATAAAGTAGGATGTAAAGGTCCTTATACGTTTAACAACTGTTCAAGAGAAAGATTTAACCAGCATACATCTTGGCCTGTACAGGCAGGACACGGTTGTATAGGTTGTAGTGAACCAGATTTCTGGGATTCTATGGCTCCATACGAAGAACCTCTTGCAAATAAAAAATATGATTCGCCTTTAGCTGACGCAACAGCAGATAAATACGGCGTAACAATTTTAACAGTAGCTGGTGTAGCAATTGCAGCACATGCGGCACTTAGCGCAATTAAAAATCCTAAGGAGTAATAAATGGCAAAAAGAGTAGTAATTGACCCGATAACTAGAATTGAAGGTCACTTGAGAGTTGAAGTAGTTATTGATGAAAATAATAAAATTACAAACGCTTTCTCAAGTGCGACACTTTGGAGAGGTATCGAAGTTATTCTAAAAGGTAGAGATCCTAGAGACGCAGGATTTATGACACAAAGAATCTGTGGGGTATGTACATATTCTCACTACAAAGCTGGTATTACAGCTGTTGAAGACGCATTAGGAATTAAACCTCCTCTAAATGCATTATTAACTAGAACATTAATGGATTTTGCACTATTCTTCCATGATCATATCGTTCACTTTTATCAATTACATGCACTTGACTGGGTTGATATTATCAGCGCACTTAAAGCTGATCCTAAAAAAGCCAGCGAAGAAGCATTCAAATATGTTCCTAAAGGTTATGAGCCTATCGCAACAGGTGAAGATCATTTAAGAGAAGTACAAAAAAGAGTTTCTAAATTTGCTGAGAAAGGTGACTTAGGTCCGTTCAAAAACGGATACTGGGGACATAAAACAATGAGATTTACACCTGAGCAAAACCTAATTGCTCTTAGCCATTACTTAAAAACACTTGAAATGCAAAGAATTGCAGCTCAAATGATGGCTATTTTCGGTGGTAAAAACCCACATCCGCAAAGTCTTACTGTTGGTGGTGTTACTTGTATTATGGACCTTAAAGACCCAGCAAGACTTGGTGAATATCTAACTAAATTTAAAGAACTTGCTGATTACGTAAACAGAGCTTATTATGCTGATATCGTAATGGCTGCCGCTGCTTACGGAAATGAGCCAAGCGTAGTTCAGAAAAATAATTTAGGAAATTACCTAACATACAAAACAATGCAGACTGGACCAAACTCATGGTTATTCGATGCATGCGGTTATATTAAAGATTTCGATTTAGGTAAATTCTATCAAATCGATGAAAGCAAAATTACTGAAGAAGCGACACACTCTTGGTATAAAAACCTTGATAATCCTACTCATCCATACGATGAAACAACTGAGCCTGAATATACAGGTTATGTTGAAGGTGAAAGTGTTGACGGACAAGGAAACCTTGTTAAAACTAAAGTAGTTAACGAAAAAGGTAAATATTCTTGGATTAAATCACCAAGATATAACGAAGAACCAATGGAAGTTGGACCTCTAGCATGTATGGTAGTTAACTATGCTGCCGGAAACAAAAAAGTACAGAAAGTTGTTAATGAGTTCTTAGCTCAGACAGGTCTTCCTGCAGAAGCGTTGTTTACTGTACTTGGAAGAACAGCAGCTAGAATGCTTCAAACTAAAACAATTGCAGATTACGGTCTAGAAGCATTTAACAACCTTGTAGAAAACCTTAAAAAAGACGATTCAACAGTAGCTCCTTATGTTATTGATGAAACTAAAGAATATAAAGGTAGATACATCGGTGACGTTCCAAGAGGTATGTTATCTCACTGGTGTAGAATTAAAAACGGAAAAATCGAAAACTGGCAGGCTGTAGTTCCTTCAACTTGGAATGCAGGTCCAGAAGACGGTAGAGGTAAAAAAGGTGCTTATGAAGCTAACCTTATCGGTATGACTTTAGCAGATCCGGCTAGACCTCTAGAAGTTATTAGAAGTATCCATTCATATGACCCATGTATTGCTTGTGCGGTTCACGTAATGGACGTTAAAGGTAAAAAATTAGGTGAGTTTAAAGTAGATCCGCTATACGGCGCATGTTAAGGAGTTAACAATGAAATTTTTAAAACCTATGGGAGAATATCTCGGCGGAATAGAATTTTCTGCCGGATATAGATGGCAACACTGGATAAGAGCAATTTCAATTTTTGCTCTTATAGCAACAGGATTGTACATTGCTAATCCTTTTATTACATATGCCAACGTCTCATCTGAACCAACTAGATTTATTCAGGCTTATATCAGAGAATGGCATATTATTTTTGGATTTGCAATGATAGGTGCAGTTCTTTACAAAACATTTTTCTTCTTCTTTTTCAGAGAAGGAAAATACGAAAGAGCTTCACTAAAAGATGCGTTTAATATTAAAGTGGCTCTCCAGCAAATCGGATATTATTTATTAGTAGCTAAACACCCTCATACTAAAGGTGTTTACAATCCGTTACAGTTCTGGGCATATACAATGCTGTATGTGTTCTTTTACGGAATTATGATTACTGGACTTGCTCTTTATGCCGAAGTTTATCATAACGGTTTAGGTGCGGCATTATATCCGTTCGCTAAATCTGTTGAAACATTCTTTGGCGGTCTTGCATATGTCAGAATCTGGCATCACATTTTTATGTGGGCTATTATCGTAGTAGTGTTCATCCATATCTATATGGCTGTTTATAATGCAGCTTTCGGTAAAAACGGCGGTATGGATGCGATTTTCTCAGGAATGAAATGGGAAAAAGAAGACCATTAATTTTTCTTTCCCCTTTGGGGAAATACAGTGAAAAGTGAAAAGTTAAAAATGTTTTTTAATTCTTCACTTCTCACTTACATTTTCACTTTAATATGAAAGGTTGTTATGAAAATATTAGTACTTGGTATAGGTAATATACTGTTTGGAGATGAAGGTATAGGTGTTCATTTAGCGAATTTTATTGATGAAAAGTATGAATTTAAAGGCCCACATCAGGTTGACATAATCGACGGAGGAACGCTAGCTCAAAGGTTGATTCCTATTATTACAGAATACGACAAAGTATTTGTGTTTGACTGTGTTGATGTTGATGAAGCAAATATAGGAGATGTTTATTTCTTTGATTTCAGGGAAGTTCCGGAATGTGTAAGCTGGCAGGGGAGTGCCCATGAGGTTGAAATGCTGCAGACGCTTCAAATGATAGAAATGATGGGAGATCTGCCTGAGACTAAAATAATAGGCGTTGTTCCTTTTGTGATAGGCGAAGATACGACTTTTTCTATTACGCCTGAAGTACAAAAAGCGGCTGAACTTATGGAAAAGATTTTAATTACTGAACTTAAAAAGCTGGGAGTGGAGCCTAAAGTTAAAAATGAAAATGTTACTTTAACCCAGATAGCAAAAGAATCATACAGAAGAGGAGTTCCGGAAGAGTCATTAAAAGGTTTAGAAATACATAATTAATAAAGGAATGAAATATGGTATTAAAATTTATTTTCCAGCTGGACAGCAATAACGGAATAATAGAAAAAATTTTGCTAAGAGCGGCAAAAGAATTAAATATAAAACTAGGTTTAAGCAGAGATATTAAGAATTTATATGCTTTTATCGAAGGAAACGAAAACGATATAGATAATTTTTCCAGAAAAATATCAACTGAAATGCCTTTGAGTATATTTTTAAAGTCATTAAATGCAGAAGTTGTTGAAGAATTTCAAAATGATCTTAAAATTGATTTTCCTGATCTTAACGTTGCTCCTTGCCCTAGATGTTTAAAAGAAGTAAAAGATCCGGAAAATGAAAACTATTATAATCCTTTTCATCATTGTGAAGTGTGCGGATATCATGTAAATGAAAAGTTAAAAATTGAAAATGAAAAATGGAAAGAAAAATTTGAAAACTTGGCCGATAAACTAAAAAAAGAAGGCAGAATTTATATTCAGACAATGAACGGCAGGTATGAAGTTACTACTGATTTAGAAGATGCAGAACAGGTTGTTGCTGTTGATTTGGCCGCTGTCGCAACATATTTTATGAGTTTTGACGGTGACGCCAAAGCATTGGCAAGTATAGAAAAACCGCTGGTAAGACTTAAAACGAATTTAAGTTTTAAAAAAGAATTCGGATTATCTGTTCCGGCTTATTTTGTAAAACTGCCTGACTGTATGGTATTGGAGCTTTTATGTGAAGAGATAAAAAACGATATAAAACTGTTGGGACTTAAAAAAACGGATAAAAATGATGATTTTTCATTTGAAATAGACAATAATGACGAAATTCCGGTTGCGGTTGTTACCGATACGAGAAATCATGATATTCTTATTGAAAGCGGTGAAAGAGGGCTTCTTCCGAAATATGAGAAATGTTTGGGGAAAAATATAGAAGGCTCATATTCTAATTATATTGCCGTATCCAAAGACGATAAGACGGTAATAAAGAAAGCAGAAAACACTGAAGAAATCAAAATTAAAATTCCGTTTGCAGGTTATTTTGGCGTATTAAACCAATGGAATCTTGAAGATAAAGTAACGATGGGATTTGCATTTTACAAAAAAGACGAAAATAAAATAATGATTAACTCTCCTAAGTTCGGACTGGTTGAATATGTTGATTTTAATTTTAAATTCGAAAAATTTGAAGATGTGTTTGCGGCAATAAAAGTTATGAACGAAACAGGAGAGAAACTTATTGAAAACTTTTCAAATAAAGAGCCTGAACTGTTTAAAAACGCTTTAAAGGCTGATTTAAATACTGACTCGCAGGGAATAGCATATTTGTGGGGACTAATCGGAATTGTTTTAGGTTTTGCCGACAATATTGATGATGCTTATAAAAAATTATTGGAATACGCCAACTTTGCCATGGCTAAAAAAGGTCCTAGAATAGATTATAAAATGAAAGATAAAAATCTTGATCCTCTATGGGCGATCAGAACCGCTATGAGTTTTAAACTGGCCGGGGTTGACAATTATCTTTTAAGCTTCGGGGTAGTTGAGAGTTTTGCTGAATTTTTAAGCAATACTTACGAACAGGTTAATAAAGAATCTCCGCTTGACGGAGCCGTAATTGTGGGAGATCTGTTTGAAGGAGAATTTTTAAATAAAATTTATACAAGTATCAAAAAAAATTATCCTACTTTTACTCCGAGAGCATTGCCTATCAGCGGTCCAATAGAAGCATACGGCAGTGCTGTAATAAATGCAAAGAGTTAATGCCATTTTAACTTTAAAGATGTATAATTTCAGAGAAAGCAAGTTGCTTTTTTCATTTTTTCTCCTTTTTCCTTTTTCCTCCTTTTTAATTGTTGTTATAATTTTAAAAAAGGCGCAGCCGTGAGAATTAAATATAAAATAAACGGTATAGTGCAGGGTGTAGGATTTAGGCCTACCGTTTATAAAATCGCCAAGAAACTTAATCTTTGCGGATATGTTTTAAACTCTTCCGACGGTGTAATAATTGAAATTGAGGGTGAAAATAAAGAGCGTTTTATAAATGAGCTAAAAAACAATCTGCCTCCTTTAGCAAGAATCGACACTATAGAAGAGACAGTTTTAAGAGCCAAAAATTATACCGATTTTCAGATAATAGAATCAAAAGAAACTACAAAAACCACTTCAATTTCTCCGGATATAGCTGTTTGTGAAGAGTGTCTCAAAGAGATGTTTGATAAAAACAACAGAAGATATCTGTTTCCTTTTATTAACTGTACAAACTGCGGACCGAGATATACGATTATTAAAGATATACCGTATGACAGGAAAAACACTTCAATGGCTAAATTTAAAATGTGTGAAGAGTGTTATAAAGAATACACAAATCCTCTTGACAGACGTTATCACGCCGAGCCTACCTGCTGTTATGACTGCGGACCCGAATTAAATGTAAAATGTAAAATGGAAAATGGAAAATGGCAAGAATTGAGAATTGAGAATGGAGAATTGAGAATTAAAAAAATTGAAGTCATTGCAGAAAAAATTAAAGAAGGAAAAATTGTAGCAATAAAAGGTCTGGGCGGGTTTCATCTTGTATGTGATGCCACAAATGAGAATGCAGTAAAAGAATTAAGACGCAGAAAACAAAGACCAAGCAAACCGTTTGCCATGATGTTTAAAAATATTGAAACTATTAAAAGATACTGTAAACTTACGTATAATGACGTGAATTTAATAACTTCTAAAGAAAAACCTATTACTTTGGTTAAAAAACAGGTTGAATTAAACGGTATAGCTGACGGAATAGACAGATACGGCGTTTTTCTTCCATATACGCCTATACATTATCTTCTGTTTGAATATATCGATTTTCCTATTGTGGCTACAAGCGCTAATATATCGGATGAACCTATAATAAGAGACAGTGATGAATTAATAGATAAACTCGGAACAGTAGTCGATTATATCCTGGACAACAACAGGGATATTATAAATGCCTGTGACGACAGTGTTGTCCAGGCGGTAGGCGACGGAGAGTATATCACAATGAGATGTGCGAGAGGATATGCGCCATTAATGAAGAATGTAGAATGTAGAATGGAGAATGGAGAATGTAAAGAAAATATTACTAAACATAAAAATAAAAAAATAAATAAATTCTCAATTCTCAATTCTCAATTCTCAATTTTAGGAGTAGGGGCAAATCAAAAAAATACTATTTCTCTTGCTTTTAAAGAAAAATTTATACTTTCTCCTCATATAGGAGATTTGGGTACGCTTGGCAGTATAGAATATTTTGAAAGGACCATTGATACATTCAGAAGACTTTATGATTTTAAAGAAGATGTGATAATATGTGATAAACATCCTTATTACGAATCTACAAAATGGGCTCTTAA
It contains:
- a CDS encoding nickel-dependent hydrogenase large subunit, translating into MAKRVVIDPITRIEGHLRVEVVIDENNKITNAFSSATLWRGIEVILKGRDPRDAGFMTQRICGVCTYSHYKAGITAVEDALGIKPPLNALLTRTLMDFALFFHDHIVHFYQLHALDWVDIISALKADPKKASEEAFKYVPKGYEPIATGEDHLREVQKRVSKFAEKGDLGPFKNGYWGHKTMRFTPEQNLIALSHYLKTLEMQRIAAQMMAIFGGKNPHPQSLTVGGVTCIMDLKDPARLGEYLTKFKELADYVNRAYYADIVMAAAAYGNEPSVVQKNNLGNYLTYKTMQTGPNSWLFDACGYIKDFDLGKFYQIDESKITEEATHSWYKNLDNPTHPYDETTEPEYTGYVEGESVDGQGNLVKTKVVNEKGKYSWIKSPRYNEEPMEVGPLACMVVNYAAGNKKVQKVVNEFLAQTGLPAEALFTVLGRTAARMLQTKTIADYGLEAFNNLVENLKKDDSTVAPYVIDETKEYKGRYIGDVPRGMLSHWCRIKNGKIENWQAVVPSTWNAGPEDGRGKKGAYEANLIGMTLADPARPLEVIRSIHSYDPCIACAVHVMDVKGKKLGEFKVDPLYGAC
- the hypF gene encoding carbamoyltransferase HypF produces the protein MRIKYKINGIVQGVGFRPTVYKIAKKLNLCGYVLNSSDGVIIEIEGENKERFINELKNNLPPLARIDTIEETVLRAKNYTDFQIIESKETTKTTSISPDIAVCEECLKEMFDKNNRRYLFPFINCTNCGPRYTIIKDIPYDRKNTSMAKFKMCEECYKEYTNPLDRRYHAEPTCCYDCGPELNVKCKMENGKWQELRIENGELRIKKIEVIAEKIKEGKIVAIKGLGGFHLVCDATNENAVKELRRRKQRPSKPFAMMFKNIETIKRYCKLTYNDVNLITSKEKPITLVKKQVELNGIADGIDRYGVFLPYTPIHYLLFEYIDFPIVATSANISDEPIIRDSDELIDKLGTVVDYILDNNRDIINACDDSVVQAVGDGEYITMRCARGYAPLMKNVECRMENGECKENITKHKNKKINKFSILNSQFSILGVGANQKNTISLAFKEKFILSPHIGDLGTLGSIEYFERTIDTFRRLYDFKEDVIICDKHPYYESTKWALNQNKEIYQLQHHYAHALATMFEYDLEGDYLAFIFDGTGYGDDGSIWGGEVFICNRHSYERIHYFKPFKLIGGEKAVKNPANMAVALLNDDLAKIYKNYKIAKNLSKGNFPLTSSMGRIFDMVAFLAGMIERNEWEGMSGLLIEKNYNPEIKEIVNFEINKEIDFIEMLNFAAKNKGSFELVSSVFINSLVQSIVKISDMYDLDIIVGGGVFQNKTLLTQVLKNIKNKKVYFNKNIPINDGGISAGQTAWGMWNL
- the cybH gene encoding Ni/Fe-hydrogenase, b-type cytochrome subunit, producing the protein MKFLKPMGEYLGGIEFSAGYRWQHWIRAISIFALIATGLYIANPFITYANVSSEPTRFIQAYIREWHIIFGFAMIGAVLYKTFFFFFFREGKYERASLKDAFNIKVALQQIGYYLLVAKHPHTKGVYNPLQFWAYTMLYVFFYGIMITGLALYAEVYHNGLGAALYPFAKSVETFFGGLAYVRIWHHIFMWAIIVVVFIHIYMAVYNAAFGKNGGMDAIFSGMKWEKEDH
- a CDS encoding hydrogenase small subunit, giving the protein MNEATLQRVKERLEALKKLPGIGEKSVSKMLEESGFTRRDFLKWSAAMAAMLSLPTSFTPLIAEAAEVSDRLPVIWLNLAECTGCSESLIRSDAPTIDNLIFNYINLQYHETIMAAAGWQAEENLKEGMSKFKGRYILCVEGGVPTNMDGEFLTIGPFAETGLELVRKAANDAAAVISVGTCSSFGGIQAAAPNPTGAKGVYQVINKPVINVPGCPPSAKNIVGTILYVILFGQLPAVDNFNRPKFAYGLRIHDLCERRGHFDAGEFVQEFGDKGAQDGFCLYKVGCKGPYTFNNCSRERFNQHTSWPVQAGHGCIGCSEPDFWDSMAPYEEPLANKKYDSPLADATADKYGVTILTVAGVAIAAHAALSAIKNPKE
- a CDS encoding nickel-dependent hydrogenase large subunit, coding for MKINKKIINKIEGEATLKIHGDKEVEFVEIEFWQYHGIEDYLKNRHFMDALVINPRVCGICGHSHLYATVKAIEKVFKAKISQKAQIFREITTLLEIVENHIKWFYITIFPTQVKDKSYIFKAVKFSSKISKAIAMLAGQFPHNSYMIPGGVTCDPTYMEIMRLKDLIKEILDEYKNEIMDEEVYSKDLELFFENLPKNIGKSLNRFLVLGESAVFKSNGDYEFVTEEKNRSLSKNALYKNEFYEVGPLARAIVNGNENIKKIYEQLGDSIYTRMAARVYEPLILLEYIMEKIDKIDLCEPSFIKPEIKNGTAKVAVEAPRGSLIHEISIKNEKIENYNIIVPTQFNLASSSKENPAAAQAALMNENSEYVDSIFRCFDICAVCMSH
- a CDS encoding HyaD/HybD family hydrogenase maturation endopeptidase, which gives rise to MKILVLGIGNILFGDEGIGVHLANFIDEKYEFKGPHQVDIIDGGTLAQRLIPIITEYDKVFVFDCVDVDEANIGDVYFFDFREVPECVSWQGSAHEVEMLQTLQMIEMMGDLPETKIIGVVPFVIGEDTTFSITPEVQKAAELMEKILITELKKLGVEPKVKNENVTLTQIAKESYRRGVPEESLKGLEIHN